Proteins from a single region of Apium graveolens cultivar Ventura chromosome 7, ASM990537v1, whole genome shotgun sequence:
- the LOC141671229 gene encoding uncharacterized protein LOC141671229 isoform X2, which translates to MANIHQKIYSHGSQVFKFKVHNINCCVECPKKLDKGLKNLKGIESVEIDVSRNLVTVEGLIDPKEVIDKIKKWGKKAELVPEREDTNPQSYTVETNDEDGEKEDLVDASFHHEDSSAPQKDSSAHHKNLFSRLWGKNKGSSNAKEKNDNSESNASSKKEIPDHICTNIYCTLHRRDNYTTSEHVPNMNYGAGYSQLYPGSGSYNYPMMNPHFQPPPTYARRPLCHPGQYYDPKIVPPMTGYRTMERKGRFLGVCSMVLLAILVMSTVMVAII; encoded by the exons ATGGCCAATATTCATCAAAAAATTTATTCTCATGGTTCTCAG GTTTTTAAGTTTAAAGTACACAACATCAACTGTTGCGTGGAGTGCCCCAAGAAACTGGACAAGGGTCTGAAAAATCTTAAAG GTATTGAATCAGTTGAGATTGATGTAAGCCGAAACTTAGTAACAGTGGAAGGTTTAATAGATCCTAAGGAAGTCATCGACAAAATCAAGAAATGGGGAAAAAAAGCGGAGCTAGTGCCTGAGAGAGAAGATACCAACCCTCAGAGTTATACAGTTGAAACAAATGATGAAGATGGAGAAAAAGAAGATTTAGTTGATGCTTCATTTCACCACGAAGATTCTTCAGCTCCTCAAAAAGATTCTTCAGCTCATCACAAGAATTTGTTTTCCCGCTTGTGGGGGAAAAATAAAGGCAGCAGCAATGCAAAGGAGAAGAATGATAATTCTGAAAGCAATGCATCTTCTAAGAAAGAAATTCCGGATCATATTTGCACGAACATCTATTGTACATTGCATAGGAGAGATAATTATACAACGTCTGAGCATGTGCCAAACATGAACTATGGCGCTGGTTATTCACAATTATATCCTGGCAGTGGTAGTTATAATTATCCTATGATGAACCCACATTTTCAACCTCCACCAACGTATGCTCGAAGACCACTGTGTCACCCAGGACAATATTATGATCCAAAAATAGTTCCACCTATGACAGGGTACCGTACTATGGAACGCAAAGGCAGATTCCTAGGCGTATGCTCAATGGTTTTACTGGCTATCCTAGTGATGAGTACAGTAATGGTTGCAATAATAT AG
- the LOC141671229 gene encoding uncharacterized protein LOC141671229 isoform X1, giving the protein MANIHQKIYSHGSQVFKFKVHNINCCVECPKKLDKGLKNLKGIESVEIDVSRNLVTVEGLIDPKEVIDKIKKWGKKAELVPEREDTNPQSYTVETNDEDGEKEDLVDASFHHEDSSAPQKDSSAHHKNLFSRLWGKNKGSSNAKEKNDNSESNASSKKEIPDHICTNIYCTLHRRDNYTTSEHVPNMNYGAGYSQLYPGSGSYNYPMMNPHFQPPPTYARRPLCHPGQYYDPKIVPPMTGYRTMERKGRFLGVCSMVLLAILVMSTVMVAIICNHAIYDLLHFTFELCLKD; this is encoded by the exons ATGGCCAATATTCATCAAAAAATTTATTCTCATGGTTCTCAG GTTTTTAAGTTTAAAGTACACAACATCAACTGTTGCGTGGAGTGCCCCAAGAAACTGGACAAGGGTCTGAAAAATCTTAAAG GTATTGAATCAGTTGAGATTGATGTAAGCCGAAACTTAGTAACAGTGGAAGGTTTAATAGATCCTAAGGAAGTCATCGACAAAATCAAGAAATGGGGAAAAAAAGCGGAGCTAGTGCCTGAGAGAGAAGATACCAACCCTCAGAGTTATACAGTTGAAACAAATGATGAAGATGGAGAAAAAGAAGATTTAGTTGATGCTTCATTTCACCACGAAGATTCTTCAGCTCCTCAAAAAGATTCTTCAGCTCATCACAAGAATTTGTTTTCCCGCTTGTGGGGGAAAAATAAAGGCAGCAGCAATGCAAAGGAGAAGAATGATAATTCTGAAAGCAATGCATCTTCTAAGAAAGAAATTCCGGATCATATTTGCACGAACATCTATTGTACATTGCATAGGAGAGATAATTATACAACGTCTGAGCATGTGCCAAACATGAACTATGGCGCTGGTTATTCACAATTATATCCTGGCAGTGGTAGTTATAATTATCCTATGATGAACCCACATTTTCAACCTCCACCAACGTATGCTCGAAGACCACTGTGTCACCCAGGACAATATTATGATCCAAAAATAGTTCCACCTATGACAGGGTACCGTACTATGGAACGCAAAGGCAGATTCCTAGGCGTATGCTCAATGGTTTTACTGGCTATCCTAGTGATGAGTACAGTAATGGTTGCAATAATATGTAATCATGCCATATATGATCTGCTTCACTTTACTTTTGAATTATGTTTGAAGGATTGA